Proteins found in one Arthrobacter pascens genomic segment:
- a CDS encoding pirin family protein, with the protein MSNLESVPQEIICAEGDMAAPVELLAPREVPLGGPRAMPVRRTLPQKQRSLIGAWCFLDHYGPDPVPEHGGMRVPRHPHTGLATVSWLFSGNVAHLDSAGHEAIVRPGEVNLMVAGRGISHQEFSTPDTRVVHGVQLWLALPEATRNMPPTFEHYAPEPVRGEGSELRVFLGSLAGSSSPVASYTPPLVGAEAVLRAGARLELELDPSFEHGILLDTGDMFLNGTPMAVDHLHYLRPGRGSVILEAGQRPGRAMILGGEPLQEQIVMWWNFVGRSHDEIVAYRTAWQTEIGAEPAPTPAGGTYSDGAPNPRFGPFPEGNPAPLPAPVLPNAQLRPRG; encoded by the coding sequence ATGAGTAACCTCGAGAGCGTACCCCAAGAGATCATCTGCGCCGAGGGCGATATGGCCGCCCCGGTTGAGCTGCTGGCACCGCGGGAGGTTCCGCTGGGCGGTCCACGCGCCATGCCCGTGCGCCGAACCCTTCCCCAGAAACAGCGCAGCCTCATCGGCGCCTGGTGTTTCCTGGACCACTACGGTCCGGACCCCGTTCCCGAGCACGGAGGCATGCGGGTCCCGCGCCATCCCCACACCGGGCTTGCCACGGTGAGTTGGCTGTTCAGCGGCAACGTCGCCCACCTCGACTCTGCCGGCCACGAGGCAATTGTCCGGCCCGGCGAGGTCAACCTCATGGTGGCAGGACGGGGGATCTCGCACCAGGAGTTCTCCACACCCGATACCCGAGTGGTGCACGGTGTGCAGCTGTGGTTGGCCCTTCCCGAAGCAACCAGGAACATGCCCCCGACGTTTGAGCACTACGCCCCGGAGCCGGTGCGGGGAGAGGGCAGCGAATTGCGGGTTTTCCTTGGCTCGCTGGCCGGCTCCTCGTCTCCTGTGGCCAGCTACACCCCGCCGCTGGTGGGCGCCGAGGCCGTGCTCCGCGCTGGTGCTCGGCTGGAACTGGAGCTGGATCCTTCATTCGAACATGGAATCCTGCTCGACACCGGCGACATGTTTCTGAACGGGACGCCGATGGCCGTTGACCATCTGCATTACCTGCGCCCCGGACGCGGCAGTGTCATCCTTGAAGCGGGGCAAAGACCGGGAAGGGCAATGATCCTCGGCGGGGAACCCCTGCAAGAGCAGATCGTCATGTGGTGGAATTTCGTGGGCCGCTCCCATGATGAGATTGTGGCTTACCGGACAGCCTGGCAGACCGAGATCGGGGCCGAGCCCGCGCCCACTCCAGCCGGCGGAACCTACTCTGACGGCGCCCCGAATCCCCGCTTCGGGCCGTTCCCGGAGGGAAATCCGGCACCGCTGCCCGCCCCCGTCCTGCCCAATGCCCAGCTGCGTCCCAGAGGCTGA
- a CDS encoding GntR family transcriptional regulator, whose translation MSEAAYERLRDAIVRGDLVPGEKIKDAELAEMLGLSRTPVREALTRLVESGLVESKPGVYTRVSTLNHHDIAATLAVLKALDSLAVETAVPRLTERDFRTMRQANRNFAAAVDRQDVSKALAADDAFHHVIIEAAGNPVIARVVEQLHPQVHRILYRKFSGLLGGEETIKHHKELILTCELGDAQAAATLSGEHWSHLSDLISGLFDSNELSD comes from the coding sequence ATGAGTGAGGCAGCCTACGAGCGGCTGCGCGATGCAATCGTCCGCGGCGACCTGGTTCCTGGCGAAAAGATCAAGGATGCCGAACTCGCCGAAATGCTCGGACTCAGCAGAACGCCTGTTCGGGAAGCGCTCACGCGGCTGGTGGAAAGCGGACTGGTGGAGTCCAAACCCGGCGTGTACACCCGAGTCTCGACACTTAATCACCATGACATCGCAGCAACCCTTGCTGTTCTCAAAGCCCTGGACTCTCTGGCCGTGGAGACGGCCGTGCCTCGACTGACTGAGCGGGACTTCCGCACCATGCGTCAGGCGAACAGGAACTTCGCCGCGGCGGTGGACAGGCAGGACGTCTCCAAGGCTTTAGCTGCAGATGATGCCTTCCATCACGTGATCATTGAGGCGGCCGGCAATCCCGTCATCGCCCGCGTTGTCGAACAGTTGCATCCCCAGGTGCACCGTATCCTCTACCGCAAGTTCTCCGGACTCCTCGGCGGCGAGGAAACCATCAAGCACCACAAAGAACTCATCCTGACCTGTGAACTGGGAGATGCCCAAGCGGCGGCCACTTTGTCCGGTGAACACTGGTCTCATCTGAGCGACCTCATCAGCGGGCTGTTCGACTCCAATGAACTTTCGGACTAG
- a CDS encoding MarR family winged helix-turn-helix transcriptional regulator has translation MNHSRNGARRSPNPAELAAWREYVETAEAIRQALASGLQSTSGVSPGDYAVLLALSEADERRLRSSVLAEKIGWERSRLSHHLGRMETRALIRRHRSGTDSRGAEVELTDEGARTFRSSSTSHLRLVHRLFVEALTPEELEAAQGVATSLRRHLQQISSTQDGGQVHE, from the coding sequence ATGAATCACAGCAGGAATGGCGCCAGGCGGAGCCCTAATCCCGCCGAACTGGCGGCGTGGCGCGAGTATGTCGAGACGGCTGAGGCCATACGGCAGGCCTTGGCCTCAGGGCTGCAGTCAACGTCCGGAGTGTCACCCGGTGACTATGCCGTGCTCCTGGCCCTGAGCGAGGCTGACGAACGCCGGCTTCGGTCCTCGGTACTCGCGGAGAAAATCGGCTGGGAGCGCAGCCGGTTGTCGCACCACCTAGGTCGCATGGAAACCCGCGCGCTCATCCGCCGGCACCGCTCGGGTACTGACAGCAGAGGAGCAGAGGTTGAGCTTACCGACGAGGGAGCCCGGACGTTCCGCAGTTCATCAACATCACACCTGCGCCTTGTCCACCGGCTCTTCGTTGAGGCACTGACGCCCGAGGAACTCGAAGCAGCCCAAGGGGTCGCGACCAGCCTGCGCCGCCACCTGCAGCAGATCTCCTCGACCCAAGACGGAGGCCAGGTCCATGAGTAA
- a CDS encoding DoxX family protein, with protein sequence MLNVATILVPTAATGVFLLMTGAAITHARRGETPNAIINIVLGILAAGVAIARFGPYSF encoded by the coding sequence GTGCTGAATGTAGCCACCATCCTGGTCCCCACCGCCGCGACCGGGGTCTTCCTGCTGATGACCGGGGCGGCCATCACGCACGCCCGACGCGGAGAGACTCCCAACGCCATCATCAACATCGTCCTTGGTATCCTCGCCGCCGGTGTCGCCATCGCCCGCTTTGGCCCCTACAGTTTCTGA
- the radA gene encoding DNA repair protein RadA, whose product MATKTSRASKAPAYKCAECGWTTVKWVGRCGECQAWGTVEETGAAVARTTAATTVLEPARRIAEVDATTAAFLPTGVDELDRVLGGGLVPGAVILLAGEPGVGKSTLLLDVAAKFARTAQDVLYVTGEESAAQVKLRAERIDAVADSLYLSAETDLGQALGQVEKIEPRLLIVDSVQTLSSADVDGSAGGVSQVREVAASIIASAKRRNMTTLLVGHVTKDGSIAGPRLLEHLVDVVCQFEGERHSRLRLLRAVKNRYGPTDDVGCFDLNEDGIVGLADPSGLFVSRTKEPVSGTCITVTMEGRRPLLAEVQSLLAESPNSQPRRATSGLDSSRVSMLLAVLQQRAGCLLHKDDSYVATVGGVKLSEPATDLAVALAVASAKARKPLPVRLIAFGEVGLAGEVRPVPGINQRIQEAHRLGFTHAVVPASHNGPGPIPAGFSVREVEHLTEALSLLIG is encoded by the coding sequence ATGGCAACAAAGACTTCCCGGGCCTCCAAGGCGCCCGCCTACAAGTGCGCCGAATGCGGCTGGACCACGGTCAAGTGGGTGGGCCGCTGCGGCGAGTGCCAGGCCTGGGGCACGGTGGAGGAAACCGGCGCCGCCGTCGCGCGCACGACGGCGGCAACAACGGTTCTGGAGCCCGCCCGCCGGATCGCCGAAGTGGACGCCACCACAGCAGCCTTCCTGCCTACCGGGGTTGATGAGTTGGACCGCGTGCTGGGCGGAGGCCTGGTGCCGGGTGCCGTTATCCTGCTGGCCGGCGAGCCTGGCGTGGGCAAGTCCACCCTGCTGCTGGACGTTGCCGCCAAATTCGCCCGCACCGCACAGGACGTCTTATACGTGACAGGTGAGGAGTCGGCAGCGCAGGTGAAGCTGCGCGCCGAGCGGATCGACGCCGTCGCGGATTCCCTCTATCTGTCCGCGGAGACGGACCTGGGGCAGGCCCTGGGCCAGGTGGAGAAAATCGAACCGCGGCTGCTCATCGTGGACTCGGTCCAGACCCTCAGCAGCGCTGACGTGGACGGCAGCGCCGGCGGTGTTTCACAGGTCCGCGAGGTGGCCGCGTCCATTATCGCGTCGGCCAAGAGGCGCAACATGACTACGCTGCTGGTAGGCCACGTGACCAAGGACGGCTCCATTGCGGGACCGCGGCTGCTTGAGCACCTGGTGGATGTGGTGTGCCAGTTCGAAGGCGAGCGGCACTCCAGGCTCCGGCTGCTGCGTGCGGTCAAGAACCGCTATGGGCCCACCGACGATGTGGGCTGCTTCGACCTGAACGAGGACGGCATCGTGGGCCTGGCTGACCCCAGCGGGCTGTTTGTCAGCCGGACCAAGGAGCCGGTCTCCGGCACCTGCATCACCGTGACCATGGAAGGCCGCCGGCCGCTGCTGGCCGAGGTGCAGTCCCTGCTTGCTGAAAGCCCCAACTCGCAGCCCCGCCGGGCCACCAGCGGCCTGGACAGTTCACGCGTGTCCATGCTGCTGGCCGTGCTGCAGCAGCGCGCAGGCTGCCTGCTGCACAAGGACGATTCCTACGTGGCCACGGTGGGCGGCGTGAAACTCAGCGAACCCGCCACGGACCTGGCAGTTGCCTTGGCCGTGGCCTCGGCCAAGGCCCGGAAACCCCTGCCCGTCCGCCTGATCGCGTTCGGCGAAGTAGGCCTGGCCGGGGAAGTCCGGCCGGTGCCCGGCATTAACCAGCGCATCCAGGAAGCCCACCGGCTGGGCTTCACGCACGCCGTGGTCCCGGCCAGCCACAACGGTCCCGGCCCCATCCCGGCCGGCTTCTCCGTGCGGGAAGTGGAACACCTGACCGAGGCGCTGAGTTTGTTGATCGGGTAG
- a CDS encoding NAD(P)-dependent alcohol dehydrogenase → MPTLAKAYVATSATSPLQPGVVERREPGESEVRIAIKFTGICHSDIHTARGDWAGVKYPVVVGHEIAGVVEAVGAKVTRYAVGDRVGVGCFVDSCRECANCLAGEEQYCLAGSISTYNSVGRDGLPTAGGYSTGIVVDENYVVRIPDGVSLEAAAPLLCAGITMYSPLRNWGAGPGKRVAIIGMGGLGHMGVKIAAALGAEVTVLSQSLKKQEDALRLGAEGYYATSDPATFEVLRDYFDLVINTVSADIDVDQYLSLLAVDGTMVLVGLPSKPLTQRAWSLIGSRRSLAGSKMGGIRQTQEMLNFCAAHGFGAEVEVIPASKINDAYERVMASDVRYRFVIDAATF, encoded by the coding sequence ATGCCCACCCTTGCAAAGGCCTATGTCGCCACTTCGGCCACGTCCCCACTGCAACCCGGCGTTGTTGAACGACGCGAACCCGGCGAATCCGAGGTCAGAATCGCCATTAAATTCACTGGAATATGTCACTCAGACATCCACACCGCGCGGGGTGACTGGGCTGGAGTCAAATATCCGGTGGTGGTGGGCCATGAGATTGCCGGTGTAGTCGAAGCCGTGGGAGCCAAGGTGACGCGCTATGCAGTGGGCGATCGTGTGGGCGTGGGCTGTTTTGTGGACTCCTGCCGTGAATGCGCCAACTGCCTGGCCGGCGAGGAGCAGTACTGCCTGGCTGGATCAATAAGCACCTACAACTCGGTGGGCCGGGATGGCCTGCCAACCGCAGGCGGCTACAGCACGGGCATCGTGGTGGACGAGAACTATGTAGTGCGGATTCCGGACGGCGTTTCGCTCGAAGCTGCCGCACCGCTGCTGTGCGCCGGGATCACGATGTACTCGCCGCTGCGGAACTGGGGCGCCGGGCCGGGGAAACGAGTGGCCATTATCGGCATGGGCGGGCTCGGTCACATGGGCGTCAAGATCGCAGCAGCCCTGGGCGCCGAGGTCACGGTGCTCAGCCAGTCGCTCAAGAAGCAGGAGGACGCGCTCCGGCTCGGGGCGGAGGGCTACTACGCAACGTCGGATCCTGCCACCTTCGAGGTCCTGAGAGATTATTTTGACCTGGTCATCAACACGGTCTCCGCCGATATCGACGTCGACCAGTACCTTTCCCTGCTTGCGGTGGACGGCACCATGGTTCTCGTGGGGCTGCCTTCGAAGCCGCTGACGCAACGTGCCTGGTCACTGATCGGGTCCCGGCGCAGCCTGGCCGGGTCCAAGATGGGCGGCATCCGTCAGACGCAGGAAATGCTCAACTTCTGCGCTGCCCACGGGTTCGGCGCCGAGGTGGAGGTCATACCGGCCAGCAAAATCAACGACGCCTATGAACGGGTCATGGCCAGCGATGTGCGGTACCGCTTCGTGATTGACGCAGCCACGTTCTGA
- a CDS encoding amylo-alpha-1,6-glucosidase: MAGWNADTAAGPLGAGTVTLVEGSSFCISLQNGDIHSEHPHGVFYLDTRILSGWILTINGQPLEPLAAETKEPYRALFAGRVPRSDGYADSPLIVERLREVGAGIQEQVTVRNYSLEPAECLISLRVEADFADLFEVKDARIQRRWKETRDVDGDSLTISAAWQDIRKGLLVQAPGADVTKDALTYRVSVAPHSQWSTVLTAVPSTEAASPPPPSFVHPEGNELSPRDLRRREWVAKIPVLHMGNRSIERTLRRSYDDLGALRIEDPNHPDRVVVAAGAPWFMTLFGRDSLWASIMAMPVDPSLALGTLQTLADRQGSVVDEMSEEEPGKILHEVRLDVSSGLSLGGKSSYYGSVDATPLFVIVLGAVSRWGFAADTISALLPHADRALEWIRDYGDKDGDGFVEYERLNPQGLINQGWKDSWDGINFADGRLAEGPIALCEVQAYVYDAYMARAWMAYDAGETALGDELADQAAQFKKRFNEQFWMPERGYYAVALDGKKRQVDACASNMGHCLWHGLVDADKAPLVAERLMSPEMFSGWGVRTLASDMGAYNPASYHNGSVWPHDNAIIQAGLLRYGFVAEAQRITTALLEAAEYSGGRLPELFCGFNREQFAEPVPYPTACSPQAWAATTPIQLVTSLMRYDAHVSRGGVWMEPVLPESFGNLHITNAPMAGGRITIDIADSVPSVQGLPEGMVFHQGHRPWLAELVEQAGRRRKA; encoded by the coding sequence ATGGCTGGATGGAACGCTGACACCGCGGCCGGGCCATTGGGGGCGGGAACAGTTACTCTGGTCGAGGGATCGTCTTTCTGCATTTCCTTGCAGAACGGCGATATCCATTCCGAACATCCACATGGTGTTTTCTACCTCGACACCCGCATCCTGTCCGGCTGGATCCTCACCATTAACGGCCAGCCACTTGAGCCGCTGGCCGCGGAGACGAAGGAACCGTACCGCGCCCTGTTTGCCGGCCGCGTGCCCCGCTCGGATGGATATGCCGACAGCCCGCTGATCGTGGAGAGGCTGCGCGAAGTGGGAGCCGGCATCCAGGAGCAGGTCACCGTGCGCAATTACTCCCTGGAGCCGGCCGAATGCCTGATCTCACTTCGGGTTGAGGCGGATTTCGCGGATCTGTTCGAGGTGAAGGACGCGCGGATCCAGCGGCGCTGGAAAGAAACCCGGGACGTGGACGGTGATTCGTTGACCATCTCGGCTGCCTGGCAGGACATCCGGAAGGGCCTTCTTGTCCAGGCTCCCGGGGCCGATGTCACGAAGGATGCCTTGACGTACCGTGTGTCCGTCGCGCCGCACAGCCAGTGGAGCACGGTGCTCACCGCAGTGCCCAGCACCGAGGCAGCGAGTCCTCCGCCGCCGTCATTCGTCCATCCTGAGGGCAACGAATTGTCCCCCCGGGACCTGCGGCGACGGGAATGGGTTGCCAAGATTCCAGTGCTGCACATGGGAAACCGCTCCATCGAGCGGACTCTGCGGCGCAGCTATGACGACCTGGGCGCCCTTCGGATCGAGGATCCAAACCATCCGGACCGGGTGGTGGTGGCCGCTGGCGCGCCCTGGTTTATGACCCTGTTCGGACGGGACTCGCTGTGGGCCTCCATCATGGCGATGCCGGTGGATCCGTCTCTGGCCTTGGGCACGCTGCAGACCCTGGCGGACCGTCAAGGCAGCGTGGTGGATGAGATGAGCGAGGAGGAGCCGGGCAAGATCCTTCATGAAGTCAGGCTGGACGTCTCCAGCGGATTGTCCCTGGGCGGAAAGTCCTCCTACTACGGCAGTGTGGACGCGACACCCCTGTTTGTGATTGTCCTTGGAGCAGTCAGCCGTTGGGGATTCGCCGCGGACACCATCTCAGCCCTGTTGCCTCACGCGGACCGTGCGCTGGAGTGGATACGTGATTACGGCGACAAGGACGGCGACGGGTTCGTTGAGTATGAGCGCCTCAACCCCCAAGGTCTCATCAACCAGGGCTGGAAGGACTCCTGGGATGGCATCAACTTCGCCGACGGCCGTCTGGCTGAGGGGCCCATCGCCCTCTGCGAGGTGCAGGCCTATGTCTACGACGCGTATATGGCTCGCGCGTGGATGGCGTACGACGCCGGTGAGACGGCTTTGGGCGACGAACTTGCGGATCAAGCGGCACAGTTCAAGAAACGGTTCAACGAGCAGTTCTGGATGCCGGAGCGCGGCTACTACGCCGTCGCGCTGGACGGAAAGAAGCGGCAGGTCGACGCTTGCGCGTCCAACATGGGCCACTGCCTATGGCACGGCCTGGTGGACGCGGACAAGGCGCCGCTCGTGGCCGAGCGGCTGATGTCCCCGGAGATGTTCAGCGGTTGGGGCGTGCGTACGCTGGCCAGCGATATGGGCGCCTATAACCCCGCCAGTTACCACAACGGATCGGTCTGGCCACATGACAACGCGATCATCCAGGCCGGCTTGCTGCGCTACGGTTTCGTGGCGGAGGCACAGAGGATCACCACGGCGCTGCTGGAGGCGGCCGAGTACTCTGGCGGCCGCCTGCCCGAGCTGTTCTGCGGCTTCAACCGGGAGCAGTTCGCCGAGCCGGTGCCCTATCCGACGGCGTGCTCGCCACAGGCCTGGGCTGCGACCACACCAATCCAGCTGGTGACGAGCCTGATGAGGTACGACGCGCATGTTTCCCGCGGTGGCGTTTGGATGGAACCCGTACTCCCGGAGTCCTTCGGCAACCTCCACATCACTAACGCGCCCATGGCCGGCGGCAGGATCACCATCGATATCGCCGATTCCGTCCCATCTGTCCAGGGGCTGCCCGAAGGGATGGTGTTCCATCAGGGGCACCGCCCGTGGCTGGCCGAACTCGTAGAGCAAGCGGGTCGGCGCCGAAAGGCCTGA
- a CDS encoding aspartate/glutamate racemase family protein, whose product MRRPAGRRRVVGILGGMGPAATADFYLKLVQATPATIDQEHLQVLIWSDPTIPDRTEALLAQGADPTPALIAGAKLLQEAGAEMLAIPCNTAHAFLAKVEVEVDLPIVHMIEETANRIHLLQPTIQRVGLLSTTGTQKAGLYQASLAKKGIQVLSPGPQSQANLVMASIRGIKGGQSGLAVKSQLVRAAQELMDAGAQAIIGGCTEVPVGLAAADIAVPFVDPARILAESVVQRGLALRDAAYSMQYAASPPKHR is encoded by the coding sequence ATGCGACGCCCTGCGGGACGCCGCAGGGTGGTTGGCATCCTCGGGGGCATGGGACCTGCCGCCACCGCGGACTTTTACCTCAAGCTGGTTCAGGCAACGCCGGCCACCATTGACCAGGAACACCTCCAAGTGCTCATATGGTCGGATCCGACCATCCCTGATCGGACGGAGGCCCTCCTCGCGCAAGGAGCGGATCCAACGCCGGCGCTGATCGCCGGCGCCAAGTTACTGCAGGAGGCAGGCGCAGAGATGCTCGCCATTCCCTGCAATACCGCACACGCCTTCCTCGCCAAGGTAGAGGTAGAAGTGGATCTCCCGATCGTCCACATGATCGAGGAAACGGCCAACCGCATCCATCTGCTACAGCCCACCATTCAGCGTGTGGGTCTGCTCTCCACTACGGGCACGCAGAAGGCCGGCCTCTATCAGGCCTCGCTGGCAAAGAAGGGCATCCAGGTTCTCTCGCCCGGCCCTCAGTCCCAAGCGAATCTGGTCATGGCGTCCATTCGCGGCATCAAGGGAGGGCAGAGCGGCCTCGCGGTCAAGTCGCAACTGGTCCGTGCCGCTCAAGAGCTTATGGATGCCGGGGCGCAGGCAATTATCGGCGGCTGCACTGAGGTTCCCGTGGGTTTGGCAGCGGCTGACATCGCCGTGCCCTTCGTCGATCCTGCCCGCATTCTCGCTGAATCAGTGGTGCAAAGAGGGCTCGCACTGCGTGATGCAGCGTACAGTATGCAATATGCCGCTAGTCCGCCAAAGCACCGTTGA
- a CDS encoding LLM class flavin-dependent oxidoreductase → MSEVIFGLDTFGDVPTDDAGAPVSHARAIRQLVDEAVMADQLGVDVFTVGEHHRPEYSVSAPETVLAGMATRTSRIRLGSGVTVLSSDDPVRVFQRFATLDALSNGRAEVILGRGSFTESFPLFGYDLSDYDVLFEEKIELFARLLKEKPVSWSGTVRAPLVDADVYPKTEGGLSTWVGVGGSPQSVVRTAKYGFPLMLAIIGGQPERFVPYIDLYKQAAGQFDTTAWPVGMHSPGFIADTDEQAKEIFWPHYKVVRDRIGALRGWPAVRREEFEAETQHGSMYIGSAETVAKRIARTVSSMGVGRFDLIFSSGAQPISARLRAVELYGSKVVPMVREILADHDRQGSVVA, encoded by the coding sequence ATGAGCGAAGTCATCTTCGGGCTGGACACCTTCGGTGACGTCCCCACGGACGACGCCGGGGCGCCCGTCAGCCACGCCCGTGCAATCAGGCAGCTGGTGGACGAGGCGGTGATGGCAGACCAGCTGGGCGTCGATGTCTTTACGGTAGGCGAGCACCACCGTCCTGAGTACTCGGTGTCCGCCCCCGAAACCGTGCTGGCTGGCATGGCCACCCGCACGTCCCGTATCCGTCTCGGATCGGGGGTGACGGTGCTCAGCTCCGATGACCCAGTGCGGGTCTTCCAGCGGTTCGCCACCCTGGATGCCCTCTCGAACGGTCGTGCTGAGGTCATACTCGGCCGGGGCTCCTTCACCGAGTCGTTCCCCCTCTTCGGCTACGACCTCAGCGACTACGATGTGCTCTTCGAGGAGAAAATTGAGCTCTTCGCCCGGCTCCTCAAGGAAAAGCCGGTCTCGTGGAGCGGCACCGTCCGCGCTCCCCTGGTCGACGCCGATGTGTACCCCAAGACCGAGGGCGGCCTCAGCACGTGGGTGGGGGTGGGAGGATCTCCCCAGTCCGTGGTCCGCACGGCGAAGTACGGGTTCCCCCTCATGCTCGCCATCATCGGTGGTCAGCCGGAGCGGTTCGTGCCCTATATCGACCTTTACAAGCAGGCGGCAGGTCAGTTCGACACGACAGCGTGGCCGGTAGGAATGCACTCGCCGGGATTCATCGCCGACACGGACGAGCAAGCCAAGGAGATTTTCTGGCCCCACTACAAGGTGGTGCGGGACCGCATCGGTGCCCTCCGCGGCTGGCCAGCCGTCCGTCGTGAGGAGTTCGAGGCGGAGACCCAGCACGGCTCGATGTACATCGGCTCGGCTGAAACCGTTGCGAAAAGGATCGCGCGCACCGTGTCCTCGATGGGGGTAGGCAGGTTCGACCTGATCTTCAGCTCCGGAGCCCAGCCCATCAGCGCACGCCTGAGGGCGGTCGAACTCTATGGCAGCAAGGTCGTTCCGATGGTGCGCGAGATACTCGCCGACCACGACCGGCAAGGGTCTGTAGTCGCATGA
- the aspA gene encoding aspartate ammonia-lyase → MAENTASSPLLTECSRKEQDFMGSREIPAGAYWGIQTLRAVENFPITGTAISAYPGLVSALAQVKHAAVLANFDLGLIDAVKKDAIEQACQDIEQGQLLDQFVVDVIQGGAGTSTNMNANEVIANRALEHLGQAKGEYSVIHPNGDVNMGQSTNDVYPTAIKIATIQGTYALLSAMAHLREALARKAVEFDDVVKVGRTQLQDAVPMTLGQEFSTYAVMVDEDERRIREALVHLHEINLGATAIGTGINTHPRYAAEACSHLQRLTGLPLVTAGNLVEATQDCGAFVLFSGTLKRVAVKLSKICNDLRLLSSGPRAGFAEINLPPRQAGSSIMPGKVNPVIPEVVNQVAFEVIGNDLTITMAAEAGQLQLNAFEPIIARSLFASLTHLTAACTTLADHCIDGITANKEYLRSQVEASIGVVTILNPLIGYDAATSIAREALATGRSVTSLVLEQGLLTDVELDEILRPEHLANPQARTPDPLPL, encoded by the coding sequence ATGGCAGAGAACACTGCATCCTCCCCTCTCCTGACCGAATGCAGCCGGAAGGAGCAGGACTTCATGGGGTCCCGGGAGATCCCGGCCGGCGCCTACTGGGGCATCCAGACCTTGCGCGCTGTCGAAAACTTCCCGATAACGGGCACGGCGATCTCCGCCTATCCGGGGCTGGTCAGCGCACTTGCCCAGGTGAAGCACGCGGCGGTGCTGGCGAACTTCGATCTGGGCCTGATTGATGCGGTGAAGAAGGATGCAATCGAGCAGGCTTGCCAGGACATCGAGCAGGGCCAGCTGCTGGACCAGTTCGTGGTGGATGTCATCCAGGGCGGAGCCGGAACCTCAACGAACATGAATGCCAACGAAGTGATCGCCAACCGTGCGCTTGAACATCTGGGGCAGGCCAAGGGCGAGTACTCCGTGATTCACCCCAACGGGGACGTGAACATGGGTCAATCGACCAACGACGTGTACCCCACGGCGATCAAGATCGCTACCATCCAGGGCACGTACGCTCTGTTGTCAGCCATGGCACATCTCCGCGAAGCACTGGCTCGCAAAGCCGTCGAGTTCGACGACGTAGTGAAAGTGGGCAGGACCCAGCTGCAGGACGCCGTTCCCATGACCCTGGGCCAGGAGTTCAGCACCTATGCGGTGATGGTGGACGAGGACGAACGGCGGATCCGTGAGGCCTTGGTTCACCTGCACGAGATCAACCTCGGCGCGACCGCCATCGGCACAGGCATTAACACTCATCCTCGGTACGCTGCCGAAGCGTGCTCACATCTTCAGCGCCTCACCGGCCTGCCGCTGGTGACAGCAGGCAACCTTGTGGAAGCAACCCAGGACTGCGGGGCATTCGTACTGTTCTCCGGGACGCTGAAACGCGTCGCCGTGAAGCTGTCAAAGATCTGCAATGACCTGCGGCTGCTGTCCTCCGGACCCAGGGCAGGTTTCGCCGAGATCAACCTGCCCCCGCGCCAGGCAGGATCAAGCATCATGCCCGGCAAGGTCAACCCGGTCATTCCGGAAGTCGTCAACCAGGTAGCCTTCGAGGTCATCGGCAATGACCTCACCATCACCATGGCGGCCGAGGCAGGACAGCTGCAGCTGAACGCGTTTGAACCGATCATCGCCCGCTCCCTGTTCGCCAGCCTGACCCACCTCACCGCAGCGTGCACCACCCTGGCCGATCACTGCATCGACGGGATCACAGCCAACAAGGAATACCTGCGTTCCCAGGTCGAGGCGAGCATCGGCGTCGTCACCATCCTCAACCCGCTCATCGGCTACGACGCGGCAACCTCCATCGCCCGGGAGGCGCTGGCAACCGGCCGCAGCGTCACCTCCCTGGTTCTCGAGCAGGGGCTGCTGACCGACGTCGAACTGGACGAGATTCTGCGACCGGAGCACCTGGCAAACCCGCAAGCCCGCACTCCGGACCCGCTGCCGCTGTAG